A part of Roseitalea porphyridii genomic DNA contains:
- a CDS encoding TRAP transporter small permease: protein MSEPAGMAGYAVGAWCRHKPEGAALSYVVKVLKPIIVLLFLAMTVITLAATLARMFPVLPSLYWAGEATRYLNFWMTCLGIGAALHLGLHFSLTIISDAYPLMVRRAAAVATYAGMMLLAGVMINYGIQMITWNFGQLSAAMQVPMSYVYVGIPISGALIFVHSLIALVRVFRQGRNAEGEAQ, encoded by the coding sequence GTGTCCGAACCCGCCGGCATGGCGGGATACGCCGTGGGGGCGTGGTGCCGACATAAGCCGGAAGGTGCAGCATTGTCGTACGTCGTTAAGGTCCTCAAGCCGATCATCGTCCTGCTTTTCCTGGCGATGACGGTCATTACGCTGGCGGCGACGCTCGCCCGCATGTTCCCGGTCCTGCCCAGCCTGTACTGGGCCGGAGAGGCGACCCGCTATCTCAATTTCTGGATGACGTGCCTCGGGATCGGAGCGGCGCTCCATCTGGGGCTGCACTTCAGCCTGACCATCATTTCCGATGCCTACCCGCTGATGGTGCGCCGCGCGGCCGCCGTTGCGACCTATGCCGGGATGATGCTGCTGGCCGGTGTCATGATCAATTACGGGATCCAGATGATCACGTGGAACTTCGGCCAGCTTTCGGCCGCGATGCAGGTGCCGATGTCCTATGTCTATGTCGGCATTCCGATCAGCGGCGCCCTGATCTTCGTCCACAGCCTGATCGCGCTGGTGCGCGTCTTCAGGCAGGGCAGGAACGCAGAGGGTGAAGCGCAATGA